A DNA window from Bacteroides cellulosilyticus contains the following coding sequences:
- a CDS encoding alpha/beta hydrolase: MNKREVNEQMERQQPCYYPREGASTIVVFIHGIVEGPDQFSELVKRSFELGFAAASLLLPGHGGTGEEFARSSRQQWLEHVNAEIAHYKKNYNSIILVGHSMGSLLSFLTYTESPEQIIGIVAIDTPLYVRVKGRALRNNLKVGFCKEIPESDPAHALLEASSVAPCSILTYLSWAPRMIDLFCLMKKTREVLPQVSIPTLVFHADEDELVSASSVKCFERTIPEKYLQLVHLKESTHFFYGNVDWDLLHYTFSHFLQSC, from the coding sequence ATGAATAAGAGAGAAGTTAACGAACAGATGGAGAGACAACAACCATGTTATTATCCACGGGAAGGTGCGAGTACTATTGTTGTTTTCATACATGGTATAGTGGAAGGACCGGATCAGTTTTCGGAATTAGTGAAACGAAGCTTCGAACTGGGGTTTGCTGCTGCTTCTTTGCTACTACCGGGACATGGCGGAACAGGAGAGGAGTTTGCACGCAGTAGCAGACAGCAGTGGTTGGAACATGTCAATGCAGAAATCGCCCATTATAAGAAAAACTATAATTCGATTATTTTGGTTGGGCATTCTATGGGGAGTCTTTTGTCATTTCTTACTTATACGGAAAGTCCGGAGCAGATAATAGGTATAGTAGCTATAGATACTCCTTTATATGTGAGAGTTAAGGGCAGAGCCCTCAGAAATAATCTGAAAGTAGGCTTCTGCAAAGAAATTCCGGAAAGTGATCCTGCTCATGCTCTATTGGAGGCGAGTAGTGTAGCTCCTTGTTCCATACTTACTTATTTGAGTTGGGCACCGAGAATGATTGACTTGTTTTGTTTGATGAAGAAAACAAGAGAGGTACTACCTCAGGTCTCTATTCCTACATTGGTCTTTCATGCAGATGAGGATGAATTGGTAAGTGCTTCCAGCGTGAAGTGCTTCGAGAGAACAATTCCGGAGAAGTACTTACAACTTGTTCACTTAAAAGAGTCAACGCATTTTTTTTATGGAAATGTGGACTGGGATTTGCTTCATTATACTTTTAGCCACTTTCTACAATCCTGTTAG